One region of Dysidea avara chromosome 1, odDysAvar1.4, whole genome shotgun sequence genomic DNA includes:
- the LOC136257884 gene encoding uncharacterized protein, whose protein sequence is MNCPYSYIFSDTLLEPIHRQDRKSVPYPQWLQQWQTHLTPIPLFNNIPLVASFVHTPLIPAAWLHHMRHHPHQDLVQYFLQSITTGFRLGSDGSATQSAKRNLQSAADHPAIVDEYLHKELSLVRISGPYPPSTCPGVQINRFGVIPKNHQQDKWRLITGLSHPSGSSVNDGIPSQLCTLTYVTIDEAILSILKSGRNTMLAKIDSKSAFHLLPAHSADRHLLGMKWRGNVYIDHCILFGLRSAPKLFKILADLLAWITENEGVSYLIHYLDDYLTMGPPGSTIC, encoded by the coding sequence ATGAATTGTCCTTACTCTTATATATTTTCAGACACTCTCCTGGAGCCAATCCATCGGCAGGATAGAAAATCAGTGCCATACCCTCAATGGCTACAACAGTGGCAGACTCACCTCACCCCCATCCCACTTTTCAATAACATTCCTTTAGTCGCCAGCTTCGTCCATACTCCACTAATCCCAGCTGCTTGGCTACATCACATGAGACACCACCCCCATCAAGACCTAGTGCAGTATTTCCTACAGAGTATCACCACGGGCTTCAGACTGGGTTCTGATGGAAGTGCCACACAATCAGCTAAAAGGAATCTTCAAAGTGCAGCTGACCATCCTGCCATAGTTGATGAATATCTTCACAAGGAATTATCTCTTGTCAGGATATCTGGCCCATACCCACCATCAACCTGCCCAGGAGTCCAGATAAACAGATTTGGGGTTATACCAAAGAACCACCAGCAGGATAAGTGGCGCCTTATTACAGGCCTTTCTCACCCCTCTGGTAGCAGTGTAAATGATGGCATACCCTCCCAGCTATGTACCTTAACCTATGTGACAATAGATGAGGCCATATTAAGCATACTTAAATCAGGAAGAAACACAATGTTGGCAAAAATTGACAGTAAAAGTGCCTTTCATTTACTTCCAGCGCACTCGGCAGATCGACATCTACTAGGGATGAAATGGAGAGGCAATGTTTACATTGATCATTGTATCCTTTTTGGTCTTCGCTCAGCACCGAAATTGTTTAAAATCCTTGCCGATCTCCTAGCATGGATTACAGAGAATGAAGGTGTTTCCTACCTCATTCATTATTTGGATGACTACTTGACAATGGGACCACCAGGCTCTACAATATGCTAA
- the LOC136241618 gene encoding uncharacterized protein — protein sequence MARITSLELARMLEEDSDWNDSDEECHRGDRDDSDDDLVDNNGAEDCPLDFIERYEMYEADFQDWGPPPSDFVDKTVKPLQLEAGIVEGDNDREVEQMANVDVCQETLEAGVMSSEIQQLDADVDIESMEHADVDVQDVAGTADVDVQDGTGTADGNNSASNDNGPNGETPSLGVSIDLSSLFRPPTRPANPPLPSTFTILFFIALCMRPTCMQSKKVSMLKLGMI from the exons ATGGCTAGGATAACGTCGCTGGAGCTGGCACGCATGTTAGAAGAAGACAGTGACTGGAATGATTCGGATGAAGAATGTCACCGTGGCGATAGAGACGATTCTGATGATGATTTAGTCGACAACAATGGTGCTGAAGATTGTCCACTTGATTTCATCGAGCGATACGAG ATGTATGAGGCTGATTTCCAAGACTGGGGACCACCTCCAAGTGATTTTGTGGACAAAACTGTAAAGCCCTTACAGTTAGAGGCTGGAATCGTTGAAGGTGACAATGACAGGGAGGTGGAACAGATGGCTAATGTCGAT GTTTGCCAAGAAACCCTAGAGGCTGGTGTTATGAGTAGTGAAATACAGCAACTG GATGCTGATGTTGACATTGAGAGCATGGAG CATGCTGACGTTGATGTCCAGGACGTGGCAGGGACAGCTGATGTTGATGTCCAGGATGGGACAGGGACAGCCGATGGTAACAATAGTGCAAGTAATGATAATGGACCTAACGGGGAAACACCATCTCTGGGCGTTTCTATAGATCTTTCCAGTCTTTTTAGACCACCCACCAGGCCAGCTAATCCACCTTTGCCATCAACCTTTACGATTCTCTTCTTCATCGCATTGTGTATGAGACCAACCTGTATGCAGAGCAAAAAGGTAAGTATGCTAAAACTTGGTATGATCTGA